The Phyllopteryx taeniolatus isolate TA_2022b chromosome 4, UOR_Ptae_1.2, whole genome shotgun sequence genome includes the window GTAACACAAAAATAACTCATACCCTGAAGTTGAACCCGCATCCATCATTTTAGTCACTGGACATTTCAATCACTAAATAGAACTCAAAACTTTGGTGCGTCATTCTTCAGTATGCACCAAGGTCCAATTAAAACTTTGTACTATGATCTGGATCCATATTCCAGATTTGGATCCAGATTCCAGATCATTTTGTAAGATGGACAATATGATGTAAAtgtatgatgtaaatatgacacacacacacttacagctCAATGGGTGCAAACTCAGGCCTGCTCATCCTGTGGCCCTCTTGAATGAGTCGATAAAATGCCGAGCCCACGTGCATCCCGGGATAGGGACTGCTACCTGCATCGCACACATCGGTGTGTtatacaatatatttgcatgaCATGCGAACACATTTGTCTGGCCGGACGGCTAATAATCGCTTCTCAGAGATTCTCCATCTGATCCACAGCTCTAAATTGTTTACCCAAAGAGAAGATTTCCCATAGCAAGATGCCGTAGGACCACACGTCACTCTCATAAGTGTAGACACAATcaaagatgctctcaggagacATCCACTTGACTGGGAGACGTGCCTGCACGGACCAAAAGCCACATTACATTCACAGTATGGAGTGGGTGTGTGCAAATTTTTCCACTCTATTGATTTCCGTAAATCGTTGGTAATCATACTGATGAAAATAGATTTCTATTCTTTTATATTTCTGGAATAGTTCCCATTTTAATACTGtttggaacaaaacaaaagaagacaTGACTTTGTGTCTCAATCTATCTTTTTTGAAGCCTTTACTATTCCCTTTTATTGTATGTTATTATTTAATATACAATAATCGCAGGACACAAACAGACAACCGTTCACgctcgcattcacattcatagagaatttagagtcttggttttttttaacgtgggaggaagctggaatagtcagagaaaacccacacatgcacaagGGTGAACAGGCAGGAACCGAGATTCTAACCCAGAACCGCTTCTCAAAGTAGAAGCGAGAGATGCCATTTTGGGTCCACGTTGAGATGTCGAGTACGATTACAAACGCACATTTGACGGTGGATGCAgtcaaaataaaactgtgacctACATTGTATGCACAAAACCTCTCCGAGGACGTGGCAGAAGGACAACTATCGACAACCAAGAATCCCGGGGCAGGcgaaggaagaatggaaggaaggaaggaaggattgaAAGAGTAGGAGGTGTAGAGCTCACATTTCCTCGGAGCACGTAGCTGGCGTCGGTGGTGATGTCCCGTGCCAAGCCAAAGTCGCAGATCTTGGCCACCCTGCCGTGAGTCAGTAGAACATTTCTGGCTGCGAGGTCCCTGTGGATGCactgcacaaacacaaaactgtATATTGACTTTTGGAACTGGTTTTGCTAGTGATGGATATTTCGCTTGtgtgggtgtacctaatatcgTGGCCAGTGATTTCATCTTTAGTGGCGTGAATGAGCAGACTTACATTCTTTGAGGTGATGTACTCCATCCCTTTGGCCACTTGGTAGGAGAAGCTCAGCAGATCTTCAGCAGCCAAAGAAAGCTCATCTACATCTTCTAAAGGAGACCAGACAATAGATTTATTATCTCTCCAAGCATTTCACGGTGTACAGTCATGCTGCAGTGCATGATGGGAAAAGGTTTACCTGACTGGGACGACCTTTCTTTGTCCGAGGGACGCATGGGCATATATTCTGTGCCAGTCACTGCTCtgctgcacacacacgcacacacacacaaacattcaaaGCAAATAGCGTGAATGTATTTGGAGACGTTATGAACTGTAATTTCAAAGTGAGTGGAAGATTCCGGCGCACCTTGCAGGCTCCGTTTGCTTGGAGACGTTGCGATAGTAACCGTCGCCGGTTTGGGAATTTAGGAAGGACTCTCTTTTTCTGCGCAGGAAGTTGAGGAGGTCGCCATAGCAACAGTATTCAGTGATAACTAAAATTGGACCTGGAAGGGGTGCAGAGATTTCATAAAATCAATTTGACTGCAGCACAACTCCAATACGGAGCCGGTGTTTGCCGTTAGAAGTAGTTCATTACGGCATCCGTCAACTCAATAGACGTTTGCACGGACAAAGTGGGATAATATGAAAGCTGTGTGACAAAacgccaatattttttttagtctaGTCAGTATTCAATCGCTTTAAATGAGGACTTTTCATGCCAAGTGACTTTCCACTTATTTGGTATCCATCAACATGCTGCAGAGTGGTCGATTCCAAGGCCCAGACAGGTAGAAAATATTGCTTAACTGCACTCCATCAGCTTCTTGTCAGGGCTGGCTGCCATCGACTCGACTGTCCAATATCTGATTTCTATTAAAAGCGTAATAACTGCCTTACATTGCAGCAAGTCGGTGCTTTTTAAGCCGCCTCAGACAGCCATAAAGAAATCGATAATTAAGTcaagcaaaagcaaaagaaagACGATTATAGAGTCCAACAAGAGAACGAAAGCTTGATTCAAGTCTTCTTTGTTTTGAGGTTCCTCTCACCTGCGACCGTGCAGGCTCCCAGCAGGTTGACGATGTTCATGTGGTTGCCGAGGTAACTGAGCACCTTCAGCTCGGACATCAGCGCCTCCTTCTCCGTGGCGTGTGCGTTGGCTGCGACATCATCACGGGGGACATTGAGGCATCCTCTCGGCGCGTGTCACatatttaggtaaaaaaaaaaaaaaaaaacttacgcTTGAGCAGCTTGACGGCGACAGTCGTGACTGTGTCAGCCGAGCAGAGGCCGTACGCTGTGGCCCTCACCACTTTTCCAAACGCTCCAGAACCCAGAGTTTTGCCTGTGtgttcacacagacacacacacgaactTTTAACACCGTCCAGCCGGTACAAAACCGACAAAGCAGAAACAAACACGTTAATTGTCATACCAAAGCGTAGTTTCTGCCGAGGAAACTCCCATTTGGAGTCATAAGGAAGCTGGGTGGGGTCAAAGTAAATGTAGTTGTTGTCATGGATGCTCTCGATGACTTTCCACTGGATTTGGAATTTAGGTTTCTGTTTGAAAGGGGAGAGGAAGAGGTGGGATTCATATAGACAAAAGTGACTTTAGCTTACTTCCGTCAATATATGTACTTATACTCACCAGTACATACCTGTTCAATCGAATTGGATCCAAAATATcctttttacaaagataatgacgCTTAATTTTGAATGAGACTCTCATCAAGGTATTATTGAAAATGATGTCATGTCACTGAGAactgtctaatattttggttacttcATTTCACTTACATGACAAGAGACATTAATTAATACCTTGGCAAAGGAggttatgtttttaatttattcgtTGGATGGAGAATttttgtgactgtttttaagcattttattttacatcatGTTAAAGGGCAAATGGTGAAATacttaaaaattaagaattttagtacaatacataactttttttggtaatgctatttttaaatacaggaGTTAGTATTtctttcattgtatttaatgacaacattttgatGATCATATCTTTTTGATTGGTTGGGAGAAATCATGTTACTGGTCGAGGTCTGCGCCATTATAGTTCTGGGAcaatcagatttttattttatttttttaaatacaactcatGTGTTTGATTTCATTATATTTTGCAGGTGTGCATACTGTTGTAGCCAgtaattgtatgtttgtttggtCTCCCCTCATTGCTATGTCATTCGCACTATGTACAGTGCGAATGAACTTTAAATGCTGATGTTAGGCAATTATCTTAGAGCCTGAGTCACTGCACTGGAATAAGAGCAAGATGTCATACTGTTCCAAACGTGTGTCAATCGAATCTCTCTAATGGCTGACTGAGTCATTTAATCTTCATTACAGCGCATACAAAttgttccaatttttttttttttaaagatgaaaaaGGCTATCTGAAGGATGTCATTTGCAGATTCTGACTTttatcacataaaaaaaaggaGGCATGACTCATCAGAGGATGAGTGCAGTTCCTTTGCAAGTCTTTAAAGACAGTTTGTATTTTGTGACGCAACATGACTCATCACAACTGTTCAAATATGAAATCATGACGTGGCATTTTCTGTTCCATTACCTGCATGTACTTATAGAGCAGCACCACCAGGATGAGGCAGAGGAAGGCACCAGTGGCCACCATGCCAGTTAGAAGCGGGGTGAACAGTTTATGCGGGACAAGTCGCTCTGTTCCAGGAACAAAGTCACAGTCAGGAGTTGACACACAACACGGGGCCTCGGACGAACCCGGCCTCGGGATTAAGACAGACAGCTGCAGCagtggtgtttgtttgtgtgtcctgGATTAGCGTGCCGACACCAGCTAATCCCGGCCTGCGTTGTCAGCATATGCTAATCTCATTCAATCTGCAGTTACTAATCACACACCTGGCCTGCACACGCACGTGAGCGGTCGAAGGGTTTGTTTATGTGCATCCTTGTGGTGGGGTTTATGAGATAACGTCCATCTACGTCCGTCTactttatatatgtgtgtgtgttggagatATGAACAATTTGGTACCGCTGATGGAGAAGAGCGTATAAGCTTCCTCTCGCTCTGTGGAGGCCACACACTCCAGCGTATGGTAGTTGCCATGCTCCTTGCTGATATTCAGTCGGCTCTCCACCTCACTCCTACTGAAGGTGGACtctgtcaccatggcaacatcCGCAGTCTCCCATTGGGTGGCGTTAGGCAGGTGTGAGCACCTGTGGAGAGGTTATCTGGAAGGTCATTTTGGTAATATTGTACCCTTTACAGCTATTTGGCAAATCATAATCGTTTGTGCAATTACAAGTTGTGATGACATTTATAATGTAATCATTTTCAGTTTAATTCCAGAATTTGTTATGTTACCTAATGAAATGTTACTTTACGTGATCGTTTATGGTTTTGCTTTATAGTACGGATGGGAAAACATATGGGTgggccacattttatttttaaaatggacgaACGGTCAGTGTCATGagtagatgaaaaaaaattttttaaatcatttattttaataaaaataatattttattgtgttactggttagcacatctgcctcacagttctgagaacccgggttcaaaaccggccccgcctgtgtggagtttgcatgttctcatgtgcctgcgtggcttttctccgggtactccggtttcctcccacatccccaaaacatgcatggtaggttaattgaagactctaaattgcccgtaggtgtgaatggttgtttgtttatatgtgccctgcgattggctggcgaccagttcagggtgagcctcacctctcgcccagagtcggctgggGTGcgcgccagcatgcccgcgggaggataagcggtgtggaaaatgaatgaacatttaattgtattattactgAAATTGAACTATAATTgatgaaccaattatttaagaagataaataattgtttaatatttatgtgaaattgtttttgtttgtttgttttgtttaaatacaaaaattaaccattaaaattaaaatagaaataataaatgAAGACATTTTAATGAAGCCATTTTAGCAAGACATGGATAAATTAATAcagcaaatattacaggactcttgataacaTATACGCTGGATGGGCCTGATTGAACGATGGAATGGGCCGTAAGTGTTCTGTGGGCCATACTTTGACCACCCCTGCCTTAAACTGTGATTTACAATTCACACATTTTCTTACTCTGTTTAGCctaaagatttgtttttcattttttttttttttttttttttactaggcAACACACTTCTCAGCTTTcgggaaatatatttatttagctgaaaacaacaaagctaCTTGGCTAGCTTTAGGGAACTTTGCGTTTGAATAAGTCAGTTCGTTAGCCTTAAGTACAGCACACTTGGGGTTCGGGGGTCAAATTATTTGGTAATGTAGCACTTAGCAGTAGGGAACTATTTAGCTTAAGTTAACCAAACTACTGCACCAGTTGAGCTGTAGGGTAATAAACGTTTgcttgaaacaaaaacatttggtaGTTTTTGGTAGCCAAAAAGTACTAGCTGGTTTGTTTTAGCTTAGGGTTCAAAACCACCTGTTTAGCCGAATGCACGTAAACTAATTTGGAAAACTGAACCAATGTAAGTTTTATGGAACTCAACTACTTGGTATTTGGCTAACATGGTTAGCCTTACTGAATAGAGCAACATAGCTAGTTAGTTAGAGCTCCTGAAATTTCATTTTTGGCACATTTTCAGGGGGAAAACATTAAGAAGAACGTAAGGAAGTAAGGTCGTTGCGGACGGGCAGAATATGACATTCTTCTAGCGaatatacaaaaaatattgtagtGGTTAGGTAATAGTGGATGTAAGTGATGTAATACCTCGTGTGGGGAATGTCACAGATGTACCATCTGATTTTTGGAACCGGGTGACCGGCGGCGACGCACCGCACCTGACCGTCGACTGGCCCTTCCTGCGCTATGATGACCGGCTTACCTTGTCGAGTGAGTAGACATCATAATCACATGCTTAAATTCTTAGGAATTGTGTTAATATGGAAGAATCGACTTACTGTTGACATATACGTGAAATAAATGTTCGACTGATGCATCTTCATGGCTGGCGGAGAATTTGTAGATGCCAGCCTCCGAGCCAAGAACTCTCACCAGTTTCAGCTCGctaatgaacctaaaatgtaaaGTCACGTGAGATTTACGATTGCGCGCTCGCTCTGGAATCTGGCTACCTGTATTTGTGTTGGTGGATAGTGATGACGTGCTCTGTGGTGTTGAGCAGTCGTTTGCCGTTGTAAGACCAGGACGGGACCCCGGGTGATGGGTAGGCCTCATACTCCACTCTGAGATTCAGGCTCTCCCCCTCTCGGACGCTGGCCCGGACGGGACTCGGGTGGCTTAACATGGTAATGAACCCAATATCTGTACAACATAGATATACATAGAGTTGTTTATTTAGCAACTTTTGTTGTGTGATTGCTGAGCGATACGAATGGTGTCTGCAGATTGT containing:
- the kitb gene encoding KIT proto-oncogene, receptor tyrosine kinase b isoform X1, which codes for MENFSMTWLWIVFASHLFFLPLTGLCKPVISPSGPHIVVPKRGRLELYCHDDATRPGATSRLRWQREKARRLEGEAEEGGVAVVKVPAVQAYHMGRYVCVNNSTLERTSIYVYVKDPVSAFQRTMVNVILVRAGENCTIPCLVTNPEVTLPALQTCDGRPLPSAMSYWTHHEQGVIIGNARKEFEGCYVCVGQLGADKVTSSQYTVDVRLVPEVLPVITLSQRDKVILRKGEKLELTCSSSNVNPDFDVKWNYPSTAHPEEAHTSHILSGSRGYQRSSRLSIGRVKRSDSGTYRCSARNERGGSSTALHLDVCDIGFITMLSHPSPVRASVREGESLNLRVEYEAYPSPGVPSWSYNGKRLLNTTEHVITIHQHKYRFISELKLVRVLGSEAGIYKFSASHEDASVEHLFHVYVNSKPVIIAQEGPVDGQVRCVAAGHPVPKIRWYICDIPHTRCSHLPNATQWETADVAMVTESTFSRSEVESRLNISKEHGNYHTLECVASTEREEAYTLFSISERLVPHKLFTPLLTGMVATGAFLCLILVVLLYKYMQKPKFQIQWKVIESIHDNNYIYFDPTQLPYDSKWEFPRQKLRFGKTLGSGAFGKVVRATAYGLCSADTVTTVAVKLLKPNAHATEKEALMSELKVLSYLGNHMNIVNLLGACTVAGPILVITEYCCYGDLLNFLRRKRESFLNSQTGDGYYRNVSKQTEPASRAVTGTEYMPMRPSDKERSSQSEDVDELSLAAEDLLSFSYQVAKGMEYITSKNCIHRDLAARNVLLTHGRVAKICDFGLARDITTDASYVLRGNARLPVKWMSPESIFDCVYTYESDVWSYGILLWEIFSLGSSPYPGMHVGSAFYRLIQEGHRMSRPEFAPIELYDMMCSCWNQDPLKRPSFRKLVQKTELLLSENTRNVYLRLSNAADSSAHQRAPSRRLSSVCSTTAPNQPLLQNTADVFLDYV
- the kitb gene encoding KIT proto-oncogene, receptor tyrosine kinase b isoform X2, with protein sequence MENFSMTWLWIVFASHLFFLPLTGLCKPVISPSGPHIVVPKRGRLELYCHDDATRPGATSRLRWQREKARRLEGEAEEGGVAVVKVPAVQAYHMGRYVCVNNSTLERTSIYVYVKDPVSAFQRTMVNVILVRAGENCTIPCLVTNPEVTLPALQTCDGRPLPSAMSYWTHHEQGVIIGNARKEFEGCYVCVGQLGADKVTSSQYTVDVRLVPEVLPVITLSQRDKVILRKGEKLELTCSSSNVNPDFDVKWNYPSTAHPEEAHTSHILSGSRGYQRSSRLSIGRVKRSDSGTYRCSARNERGGSSTALHLDVCDIGFITMLSHPSPVRASVREGESLNLRVEYEAYPSPGVPSWSYNGKRLLNTTEHVITIHQHKYRFISELKLVRVLGSEAGIYKFSASHEDASVEHLFHVYVNSKPVIIAQEGPVDGQVRCVAAGHPVPKIRWYICDIPHTRCSHLPNATQWETADVAMVTESTFSRSEVESRLNISKEHGNYHTLECVASTEREEAYTLFSISERLVPHKLFTPLLTGMVATGAFLCLILVVLLYKYMQKPKFQIQWKVIESIHDNNYIYFDPTQLPYDSKWEFPRQKLRFGKTLGSGAFGKVVRATAYGLCSADTVTTVAVKLLKPNAHATEKEALMSELKVLSYLGNHMNIVNLLGACTVAGPILVITEYCCYGDLLNFLRRKRESFLNSQTGDGYYRNVSKQTEPARAVTGTEYMPMRPSDKERSSQSEDVDELSLAAEDLLSFSYQVAKGMEYITSKNCIHRDLAARNVLLTHGRVAKICDFGLARDITTDASYVLRGNARLPVKWMSPESIFDCVYTYESDVWSYGILLWEIFSLGSSPYPGMHVGSAFYRLIQEGHRMSRPEFAPIELYDMMCSCWNQDPLKRPSFRKLVQKTELLLSENTRNVYLRLSNAADSSAHQRAPSRRLSSVCSTTAPNQPLLQNTADVFLDYV